From Plasmodium relictum strain SGS1 genome assembly, chromosome: 8, the proteins below share one genomic window:
- the RIPR gene encoding Rh5 interacting protein, putative yields the protein MWFFYLFYLFTVLEKSFFSLDIVDRIFYQTNEVRNLNFSLDYRNSEKLATDDPIYDNGEQLYGYTHKSLENIIPIRSHDKIKEYLSDIVDKNSCAYFITQENSSSELKEKCMNKHFCGILPKNAHISEETKNNRIYCAHINKSYIIIYSLGEPIVVEPNVVFQELFFEKEKKGILDCHGLTIDIRLINIHTQHGCLQDKLLNNIMSECNEKSHCEIIFSNVDKSSKCLTAHSFFVSIYYECKPNCNIKNENEICKATSTETKEVTCKYGYNMLNSDEGTCQKNTACLNEICSVNEYCNTTERSCICRDTILDNGNDKCEYDNVCDLLKCPKDASCEYSLDGKKAQCKCSDHKIFYNNKCYTPNELELAIQLELRKNNTIYKDHLYEGSALQMKHIFLKCEENYSIEVINAYATCYKVQFSDNKMKYMTEILKKECNGKMSCIYGNGVDHEDTTIYSMCNNSNIVFKYQYLCKADNQEENHSNKKKVEIFRSRFRSKLQCQGGEITINKALLKTGEGCDDLDLSDSLKKYCDGLSDCDIGLTHHFDTYCINDQYLFVTYECSDLCGKCTENSSCYGNKFQHRCFCNKPYISKNEGSVCEKPTSCDSVTCGVGQVCKDTNNKIFCECDQGYKNVDGSCIKDDGCDLLCPSNKLCTIEDDIKKCKCPEGYILEKGVCVCSKDEYIIDQDGNCIPKNKCKREEYKNICTNEGEECVYNKESEIIRCECKMHYIKNERGECIPKNYCLEHTCGRNEECRMVNFTPQCDCRENFKRESEGVCVHENFCLQNRGNCPIDSTCIYKEDGIHECRCNKHGYLAVDGSCVLEDKCSSHNICSENSLCVNVLNKQPLCICMFNYSKLGGKCVIKNPCLKENGGCPRNSICSMRNNKVTCECKEDYKKEGNLCVPEITENDKDSTFNCNNNVSAALGSCGIIEFNYKDNQIIWKINNTNESYIFDYEYPESGILKAHFKNKGDKSIVFLKKEDGNNIIFDDFHVDHERCMYENVFFYTSKENNEKTG from the coding sequence atgtggtttttttatttgttctaCTTGTTTACAGTATTAGAAAAATCTTTTTTCTCATTAGATATAGTAGATAGAATATTTTATCAAACAAATGAAGTaagaaatttaaatttttcccTTGATTATAGAAATAGTGAAAAATTAGCTACAGATGACCCTATATACGATAATGGAGAACAATTGTATGGTTATACACATAAATCACTTGAAAATATTATACCAATTAGATCTCatgataaaataaaggaATATCTTTCTGATATTGTAGACAAAAATTCATGTGCTTATTTTATAACTCAAGAAAATTCTAGCTCTgagttaaaagaaaaatgcaTGAATAAACATTTTTGCGGAATATTACCTAAAAATGCACACATAAGTgaagaaacaaaaaacaaTAGGATTTATTGTGCACACATCaataaatcatatataattatatactcTCTAGGAGAGCCAATTGTAGTTGAACCAAATGTTGTTTTTCAAGagttattttttgaaaaagaaaaaaaaggtatCTTGGATTGTCATGGTTTGACAATAGATATACGTCTTATAAATATTCATACACAACATGGATGTCTACAAGATAAACttctaaataatataatgagTGAATGTAATGAGAAAAGCCATtgtgaaattattttttccaaTGTTGACAAAAGCTCTAAGTGCTTAACTGCTCACAGTTTTTTTGTGAGCATTTATTATGAATGTAAACCAAattgtaatataaaaaatgaaaatgaaatatgtAAAGCAACTAGTACAGAAACCAAAGAAGTAACATGTAAATATGGTTACAATATGTTAAATAGTGATGAAGGAACATGTCAAAAAAACACTGCATGTTTAAATGAAATTTGTTCAGTAAATGAATATTGCAATACTACAGAAAGATCATGTATATGTAGAGATACAATACTAGATAATGGAAATGACAAATGCGAATATGATAATGTATGTGATTTGTTAAAATGTCCTAAAGATGCTAGTTGTGAATATTCCTTAGACGGAAAAAAAGCTCAATGTAAATGTTCtgatcataaaattttttataataataaatgttaTACTCCAAATGAACTAGAATTAGCTATCCAATTAGAACTAAGAAAAAACAATACAATTTATAAAGATCATTTATATGAAGGTTCTGCATTACAAATGAAACATATATTTCTAAAATGCGAAGAAAATTATTCCATTGAAGTAATTAATGCTTATGCTACATGTTATAAAGTTCAATTTAGTGATaacaaaatgaaatatatgacagaaattttaaaaaaagaatgtaATGGAAAGATGAGTTGTATATATGGAAACGGTGTAGATCATGAAGATACGACAATTTATAGTATGTGCAATAACTCTAATATAGTTTTCAAATATCAATATTTGTGTAAAGCTGATAATCAAGAAGAGAAtcatagtaataaaaaaaaagttgaaaTTTTTAGAAGTAGATTCAGGAGTAAATTACAGTGTCAAGGAGGAGAAATAACTATTAATAAAGCCCTATTGAAAACAGGAGAAGGTTGCGACGATTTAGATTTGAGTGattctttaaaaaagtatTGTGACGGATTAAGTGATTGTGATATAGGCTTAACTCATCATTTTGATACATATTGCATAAATGATCAGTATCTTTTTGTTACTTATGAATGTTCAGATTTATGTGGAAAATGCACTGAAAATTCTTCCTGTTATGGAAATAAATTTCAGCATAGATGTTTTTGTAATAAGCCTTATATAAGCAAAAATGAAGGAAGTGTTTGTGAAAAACCAACAAGTTGTGACTCTGTCACTTGTGGAGTAGGGCAAGTATGCAAGGatactaataataaaattttttgtgaATGTGATCAAGGATATAAAAATGTTGATGGTTCTTGTATAAAAGATGATGGATGCGATCTTTTATGCCCATCAAATAAATTATGTACCATAGaagatgatataaaaaagtgTAAATGTCCAGAAGGatatatattagaaaaaggAGTATGTGTTTGCTCTAAAGATGAATATATAATAGATCAAGATGGTAATTGCATacctaaaaataaatgtaagagagaagaatataaaaatatatgtactAATGAAGGTGAAGAATGTgtttataataaagaaagtGAAATTATAAGATGTGAATGTAAAATgcattacataaaaaatgaaCGTGGTGAATGTATACCAAAAAATTACTGTTTAGAGCATACCTGTGGAAGGAATGAAGAATGTAGAATGGTTAATTTTACTCCTCAATGTGATTGTagagaaaattttaaaagagaAAGTGAAGGAGTATGCGTTCatgaaaatttttgtttacaAAATAGAGGAAATTGCCCTATAGATTctacatgtatatataaagaagatGGTATTCATGAATGTAGATGCAATAAACATGGATATCTTGCAGTAGATGGTAGTTGTGTTTTAGAAGATAAATGCAGTAGTCATAATATATGCTCAGAAAACTCTCTTTGTGTAAATGTATTAAATAAACAACCATTATGCATATGTATGTTTAATTATTCTAAATTAGGTGGAAAATGTGTAATTAAAAATCCTTGCTTAAAAGAAAATGGAGGTTGCCCAAGAAATTCAATATGTTCAATGAGGAATAATAAAGTAACTTGTGAATGTAAAGAAGATTACAAAAAAGAAGGTAATTTATGCGTTCCTGAAATTACTGAGAATGATAAAGATTCCACATTTAATTGTAATAATAATGTATCTGCTGCTCTTGGTTCTTGTGGAATCAtagaatttaattataaagataATCAGATAATTtggaaaataaataatacaaatgaaTCCTATATTTTTGATTATGAATATCCAGAATCAGGAATTTTAAAGGctcattttaaaaataaaggtgATAAATCTATTGTTTTCTTAAAAAAGGAGGATGGAAATAACATAATTTTTGATGACTTTCACGTAGACCATGAACGCTGTATGTATGAAAACGTATTTTTTTACACATCTAAAGAAAACAATGAGAAAACTGGTTAA